Proteins from a single region of Amycolatopsis sp. CA-230715:
- a CDS encoding selenium-binding family protein, protein MLSKSPTWRKVLIGGVAAVLAAGAVTYTGSTTNAYADVQVSTDAKTASDGKQYWVQNHLVSKDVAQAKASAGDKRKKWLLVWAGDENIADTLVKDVKNLPGSLGGGLGKIRNALPGPDFLAVIDATEGSPTYGKVVNTATVGPLVENEPHHMQYVWHKGDTIYAGALFAAATYAFDVSALPQLKLKGVSLPTQTLGGSVPDAYWTLKDGTSYGTYMGGPVVPGPYRYDNGQVVIGNGFAGSPGEVVRFDKDGKVLSQSPAATPQGDNQKLCDNLPQLGAPTCANPHGIQAREDLNTLVTSDYAEPRNIILDPVKQPSPYLRRPTVRTYDISDRNHPKLKTVSYLPDGPRADPKDPLHSESRAVMETTVTNLPGHKGAFAQTMQGGAVYYTPDITAREPHWREVFDDGSANKAIYDKNDANGASSNGGWIQTSPDDKYLYRAIVGRQKGTLSPDDPGTTGGVYVLDIQKLLAAGPNYEGSIDTKEKAQNGGGGVLPTVVGAAPINPGVPGAGPHWGAYDHFALGADGYYHESAPQHLAVSNYFVARSGLDGDHKVNLLNLGPDGKVAVDQNFRDEFTGQVGINFNRKSWPHGDFGNAKPHSELFVVADADLK, encoded by the coding sequence ATGTTATCGAAATCGCCCACGTGGCGAAAAGTGCTGATCGGCGGCGTGGCGGCGGTACTCGCCGCCGGTGCCGTCACCTACACCGGTTCCACCACCAACGCCTACGCCGACGTCCAGGTGTCCACGGACGCGAAGACGGCGTCCGACGGCAAGCAGTACTGGGTGCAGAACCACCTGGTGTCGAAGGACGTCGCGCAGGCCAAGGCCAGCGCCGGCGACAAGCGGAAGAAGTGGCTCCTGGTCTGGGCCGGTGACGAGAACATCGCCGACACACTGGTCAAGGACGTCAAGAACCTGCCGGGATCGCTCGGCGGCGGGCTCGGCAAGATCCGCAACGCGCTGCCGGGCCCGGACTTCCTCGCCGTCATCGACGCGACCGAGGGGTCGCCGACCTACGGCAAGGTCGTCAACACCGCCACGGTCGGCCCGCTGGTGGAGAACGAGCCGCACCACATGCAGTACGTGTGGCACAAGGGCGACACCATCTACGCCGGTGCGCTCTTCGCCGCGGCCACCTACGCGTTCGACGTCAGCGCGCTGCCGCAGCTGAAGCTGAAGGGCGTCAGCCTGCCGACGCAGACGCTCGGCGGCTCCGTGCCCGACGCGTACTGGACGCTGAAGGACGGCACGTCCTACGGCACCTACATGGGCGGCCCGGTCGTGCCGGGGCCGTACCGGTACGACAACGGCCAGGTCGTGATCGGCAACGGCTTCGCGGGCAGTCCCGGCGAGGTCGTGCGCTTCGACAAGGACGGCAAGGTCCTTTCGCAGAGCCCGGCGGCCACGCCACAGGGCGACAACCAGAAGCTGTGCGACAACCTCCCGCAGCTCGGGGCGCCGACCTGCGCGAACCCGCACGGCATCCAGGCTCGCGAGGACCTGAACACGCTGGTCACGAGCGATTACGCGGAACCGAGAAACATCATCCTCGACCCGGTGAAGCAGCCGTCGCCGTACCTGCGCCGCCCGACGGTGCGGACCTACGACATCTCCGACCGCAACCACCCGAAGCTGAAGACGGTGTCGTACCTGCCCGACGGGCCCCGCGCCGATCCGAAGGACCCGCTGCACTCCGAAAGCCGTGCGGTTATGGAGACCACGGTGACCAACCTGCCGGGGCACAAGGGCGCGTTCGCCCAGACCATGCAGGGCGGCGCGGTCTACTACACGCCGGACATCACCGCGCGCGAGCCACATTGGCGCGAGGTGTTCGACGACGGCTCGGCCAACAAGGCGATCTACGACAAGAACGACGCGAACGGCGCCAGCTCGAACGGCGGCTGGATCCAGACCAGCCCGGACGACAAGTACCTGTACCGGGCGATCGTGGGCAGGCAGAAGGGCACCCTTTCGCCGGACGACCCCGGCACCACAGGCGGCGTCTACGTGCTCGACATCCAGAAGCTGCTCGCGGCGGGCCCGAACTACGAAGGGTCGATCGACACGAAGGAAAAGGCGCAGAACGGCGGGGGCGGCGTGCTGCCGACCGTCGTCGGCGCGGCCCCGATCAACCCCGGCGTGCCGGGCGCGGGCCCGCACTGGGGCGCCTACGACCACTTCGCGCTCGGCGCCGACGGGTACTACCACGAGAGCGCGCCGCAGCACCTCGCGGTGTCGAACTACTTCGTCGCGAGGTCCGGTTTGGACGGTGACCACAAGGTCAACCTGCTGAACCTCGGTCCGGACGGGAAGGTCGCGGTGGACCAGAACTTCCGCGACGAGTTCACCGGGCAGGTCGGGATCAACTTCAACCGGAAGTCCTGGCCGCACGGTGACTTCGGCAACGCCAAACCCCACTCCGAACTGTTCGTCGTCGCGGACGCGGACCTGAAGTAA
- a CDS encoding M15 family metallopeptidase → MRTFLSRAVRALALVGVLVAVTTAPVSAAAPPAPSTFVALHDVDPTIRQDIRYSTMHNFVGRPVRGYYEPMCILTRPAAEALRRAQAQLLPRGYSLKVYDCYRPQRAVTDFVRWAERLRDRRMKAEFYPNVDKSKLFEDGYIAAKSGHSRGSTMDLTLVKLPVRPQRPYFPGEPLRPCFAPVGTRFPDNTIDMGTGFDCFDPLAHTDNPAITGAARENRQLLKRTLEGVGMTNLPEEWWHYTLKNEPYPDTYFDFPVRRGSPHP, encoded by the coding sequence ATGCGGACCTTCCTCTCGCGCGCTGTCCGCGCGCTGGCCCTGGTGGGCGTCCTGGTCGCCGTCACGACGGCTCCCGTGAGCGCGGCGGCACCTCCCGCACCGTCGACGTTCGTGGCGCTGCACGATGTCGACCCGACGATCCGGCAGGACATCCGGTATTCGACGATGCACAACTTCGTCGGCAGGCCGGTGCGCGGCTACTACGAGCCAATGTGCATCCTCACCCGCCCCGCGGCCGAAGCGCTGCGCCGAGCCCAGGCGCAACTGCTCCCCCGCGGCTACTCGCTGAAGGTCTACGACTGCTACCGCCCACAGCGCGCGGTCACCGATTTCGTGCGCTGGGCGGAGCGCCTGCGGGACCGGCGCATGAAGGCCGAGTTCTATCCGAACGTCGACAAGTCCAAGCTGTTCGAAGACGGGTACATCGCGGCGAAGTCGGGGCACAGCCGCGGCAGCACCATGGACCTGACGCTGGTGAAGCTCCCCGTCCGGCCGCAGCGCCCGTACTTTCCCGGCGAGCCGCTGCGCCCATGCTTCGCGCCGGTCGGCACCCGGTTCCCCGACAACACGATCGACATGGGCACCGGCTTCGACTGCTTCGACCCGCTCGCGCACACCGACAACCCCGCGATCACCGGCGCGGCCCGCGAAAACCGGCAACTGCTGAAGCGCACCCTCGAAGGCGTCGGCATGACCAACCTGCCCGAGGAGTGGTGGCACTACACCCTCAAGAACGAGCCCTACCCGGACACCTACTTCGACTTCCCCGTCCGGCGCGGCTCCCCGCACCCCTGA